ATTATGATATTTATTatgatctttctttttaactttaGGCTTCTTTGATTGTTGTTTACAGTgcatcatttcatttcttttctttcttagtCTCCCATTCTTGCtaacaaaatttagaataaaaaattataattcttgAACACCAACAACAGCTCAGATGCATTGTAGGTTGACTTATTGTCATTGTTATCTTATGtatgattttgaatttttatatgaTCTTACCTTGATTTCAGAGTGGCCCACCTTTCATTCAGTAGTAGTCATGGAAACCCATTAAtgtcttttctttaattcttgttttgcaGTCTGATGGATTGTCATATGTTGTTACTCGTGGTCCTCTTCACTGGATTCAAGCATATTTTAAGCATTACTTTTGGCTAGTTGTATTCTGGATGTGTTTTTCCagatttattttgtcattttgttTGTTAGTCAAGTGGATGCTTGTAACTTTTGTAGCATTACATCATTTCTATGGTTGGTTTGGATCTTGATAATTGTTGTAAAAATGGCAAAATGTGATCAATTTATAGTCATAATCACATAATCAGAGTGGCTACAATCTGACactggtttaaaaaaaaatacaaatcggGTTCACATCAGAGTTCAGGAAAGGGTCTGACCCGGGTTAACCCGGGCTGGGTTCCGGCCCAGATTTGAGACCTGGGTTcccgggttggaacccggatgaacagtcctaaacATACTGCTATCACTTTTGTggagaaaaaaaggaataacTCTATATACTTTTAACTCAATCATATTCAGATGTCATTTACCTTGCAATGCctaaatttttcttctcttttttattgaTAGGGATGAGTTAGAATTTATCCAAAATATCATTCGGTGGGTGGACTCAAGAATAGTAAACCAAACACCTTTAAGTGTTGCCAAGTATCCAATTGGAATAGAGTCTTGTATATAAGATATTTATCAGCATTTAAGCATTGGAATGAATGATATTATACGCGTGGTAGGGATATTTGGAACCGGTGGAATTAGTAATTTCAAAAGATATTTATAACATGATTTCTTCTCAATTTGAAAGAAGTTGTTTCTTAAGAAATATTAGGAAAACTTCAAAAGAAGAGGGAGGTCTAGTTCAGCTACAAAATACACTTCTATCCAAGATCTTAGGAACAATATCGAATATTAAAGATGTTGATAGAGGAGTCAATGTGATTCGGGATACACTTCGCTCAAAAAGGGTTCTACTagttcttgatgatgtggatgacTTGGTCCAACTAGAGGAGATCGAGCTTGGTTTGGTTCAGGAAGTAGAATTCTCATAATAACAAGGGATCAACAATGATTAGAAGTCTTTGAAGTTAATACAAAATACTAGGTGATGATTTTGAATGACGTTGAAGCTCTTTGGCTCTTTAGCTTGCATGCTTTCAAGAAAGATGAAATACTTGAAGATTATCATGCGAaactctctaaacaagtaataaaatatGCTCAAGGTCTTCCATTAGCTTTAACAGTGTTAGGTTTGGATCTAAAAGGTCAAAGTATACAtcaatggataaatgcattggATAAGTATAAAAACATTCCCAACAGTGATATTCATAAAGTCTTAGTGAGTTATGAAGGATTGCATCACACTGAGAGGGAAATGTtccttgatattgcatttttcttcaaaggAGAACCTTTGGCTAAGGTCATGGAAATATTTGATAGttgtggtttttctcctgttcaTGGAATCAAGAGGCTTATAGATAAGTGTCTTATTACTATTGAATGGAGTGATGAATATGTTTGGATGCATGACTTGCTACAAGATATGGGATGAGAAATTGTTCAACTAGAATCACCCAAAGAACCTAGCAAACGTAGTAGGCTGTGGTTTCATGGGGATAGCCATGAAGTGTTGGAAGAAAGTACGGTAAGAGTAAAAAAAGAATATCTTGGGTTTCACATTTGTTTCCTTT
This is a stretch of genomic DNA from Carya illinoinensis cultivar Pawnee chromosome 15, C.illinoinensisPawnee_v1, whole genome shotgun sequence. It encodes these proteins:
- the LOC122296830 gene encoding disease resistance protein RUN1-like; the protein is MILNDVEALWLFSLHAFKKDEILEDYHAKLSKQVIKYAQGLPLALTVLGLDLKGQSIHQWINALDKYKNIPNSDIHKVLVSYEGLHHTEREMFLDIAFFFKGEPLAKVMEIFDSCGFSPVHGIKRLIDKCLITIEWSDEYVWMHDLLQDMG